AAGCCAAGATCTTGGAGTCATCCCCGGGTGTAGAAGAGAGTGAAACTAAAGATAAAGCATAAATGAGGACCAAAATCTAGATTTGTAAAGCCTAATGCTCCCTGTTGAACCGATCTTGCGGATGCGTTTGGTAATGCTGTATCTTGAGAATAGTCTCCACACCACCTTAACAGCCAATCAAAAACCAGCATCAGTGGTTTAGTGgtaaaatccatcgttgccatcgatgggccccGTGTTCGATTCACGGCTGATGCATCCCTTTTGccatttctctctctctctcttttctccttcctttttttccagAAAAGCAACCTTCTCACTGCAAGGTGGCATCAGCCAtttttcctcctcaactgAGGCTGTCCAAGACTCAAAACACAAATGTCGCAGCTTTCAGTCTTTCAACCTTCGAAGACCTGTGAAAATGCGACCTCTTGGCACCTGCTCGTCGCTCTCAGGGACTctttcaccaccagcagagAGCAACGCCAGATAGAAACTTGGTTCAAGCGAGCTCTGTCCCCGCAAGTTAGCCACTGTAAAGTTCACCATCTCGACTCCAATTGGCGAAATGCTTTGAGCCCTCGGGAGCCTCGAGCCTGAGAAGCGACTCTACTGTCGGTAAGCACCTGTGCCATGGATGGCACCGACATTTATGTTACCTTGGGTGGATAGAGGCTACTTTGTTTGGTTGGGCCAAGACAAATGGATCCATGTTTTGGTAGAGCTATGATGACTGCATTTTCTGGGAGTGTTGTTCTCCAGTTTCTTCAAGCCATCCAACACACCTTATCGACATGAGCGCCTGATGCATACTTGAAGAAATCAGAATGGCGCAACATTACGAACAGGTTTAGTCCCCGTTGGACCACAACGAGCAGGGCTTCAGACCACTCGCCTACGACAGCTTCAAATCAGGGAATTTAACACCAGACAGTCAGCAATAGCAAGTCCTCCACCAAAGCGGGTCAACATTACCATCAAAACAAGGAGATCAGGCCGGCACACGCCTGGCTAACAATAGCGCGAACCCACAAGTGACTCCGTTCTCTGAGAAGGACGTTCCGGATGATGTCTACAGAACTGAATTACTTGACGACAAAGGCATCCGGGTTGTTAGGAGACCATGGTGCCCCTCTCTGTTGACATGGCGGGCCTTTTTCACAAGGGCAGTCCATCTAATACCTGCCACTCCTACGAGCTTTCTGGTACCTCTCAACTTCAAGCCAGTATTCTGGTTCGGCTATGATCTCAGTTCGGGAAATGCTCcccaccttcttctctgcATGCTTCAGCTGGCATCAAAGTTCCACGAACTGTTGGTCGTCGCCTCAATTGCGGCCATTACCCACACAGCGTTTACACGAAGACTCAACACATCAGGGATCCCACGCGGTCTCGCCATCGATAACTACCGTGTGGACGACATCGCATACACCTTCAGTTCGCCATTCAAAAAGCCTAGTTGACCAAGTCCAGCTGTTTTCTGGCTCTGCTGCTACTTTTTAAGACCATTCTAGCTATGCTGACTGGTCCTGCCTCCGCCATTCTCCTTATTCCCATTAAGACCTAGTTCTCCTCCAAGGCCCAGTATCATCCGATCGTCCCGGCGATGGAACCTGGCCATCTGTCATAGGTGGTCTGGAGACTACTCCATTTCTTTACAATTGCCAAGATGACAACTGGGCCATGGCGTATTGGTGCCCAAGCGCGGGCCATCAAGAACTCTGAAGCTGGCTGGGTGAGAAACCGGCAGCACATGGGGTTATCAGACATCATTGCTGTCGTCAACCCAGTTGATTTGACTCGTGGTCAAGTCAAGATCAACACGCTCTGAGATTCGGACCTTtacctcaacaacacctacAACTTGACAGTTGCCACGACAGTCTCAACGCCAACACTGCGAACCATCACCCGTTTTCTCAACTGCATCAACGCCGTATCGATCGCGGCACAGGAAGAATCCGCCTCCACGACGTCGGGGCTATCTCACACCCGGAAGCTTCCAGGATACAAACATCACCTGAGGCAACAGACCTACTCCAGCCCTTTGTACAAATTTACCAGGTACTCTGTCAGGGCAAACGCGACGAACTCTCCGAGAACAAAACACTCGTattcaacaaccaccccaaagCCATCCAATGTTTCGATGATCAAGACTGCAAAGCAACGCTGGTGGCAGCTCAAAATTTCAAGACACCCCTCTCTCAGCAAGGCGATGTCTTTGTCAAGATTCAGGCACCTAGCATCACCAAAAAAGAGACACACCCAGTCCTTGTCTCTGCTCGGTAGCCTTCCACCTTACTTCAACCAAACCGAAAATAAAATCAAGCAAGCTGTTCTCGCGTGCACATTGATGGCTCATTGGGTGCCCGTCTCCATGGTTAGAGTCTCCCTCAACGAGAGCGAGATCATCGAAGAGTTGCGTCAATACAACAGCCctgatgatgttgtggagGGCACAGCAAAGATGATCAAGATCTCGGCTGAGTGGTGACCTTTTCTTAATAGAGTGATGGGAGCCGAGATGGAGAACCCGCACGAGACTGGCAGGACACATACGCGTATTGATAAGCTGGTTAATTTGGGGATGAAGAATACTTCTTTTGGGGATGGGCCTGGGGCGGGGAATTCCAGGCCGGGGTTGGATTTTGAAAAGATGGGGGATTTTGAACCAACTGAAGACTTTGGACTGTTCAGCAGCAGGGCGCTTTTTGAGAAGGTTTTCAGCGGGGTGTTTGTGGATGGGCTTGCGAGGATGCAGTCACATGGGCATAGCCAATTGACGATTGCGTCAAACGAGACAGCGACTGTCATGACACATTCGGATGTACAATCTGGCCCTTTGGCGGGGAATATGGTTGTTGATTGGTCTAGTGGCAGGGGCGTCACGAGATTGGGGGAACATATTGAGTTTTATGATTTCACTTGGGAGTGGGTGGAGAGTTATCTCAAGTTTCCTCTTGGGGCCCAGCAGTATAAGTATGGGTTCGGGAAGCCAACAGAGGGTATGAAATTCGCtttgggggtgatgctgACTTAGTTGGATGTTCTGTTGGTGTATGTTGGGTTGGTCCTTCCCCGTTTTTGCTTGGAAGAGGGAGTGGCAGGAGGATCAATGTCACTTGGCGAGACTTGCATGATTTGCTGGCTCTAGCTTGGAAGTCGGAGACGTATGTTGCTGTGGCGGGGAAGCCGGGGGATATGATAAAATGGGGTGTTCCCACAGCAGAGACTGTAGAGGAGTGTGTTGTGAGGGAGAGTTTGAGCTGGTGGATCGGAGAGGGACTGGGAAGGAGATACTGAGACAGGAATACTTCTTAGTCTCGGGTCTCATAGACAAATACCGTGGGTAGAAAGCATCAATATCAAAAGTAATCCAGGTGACTGTTAGTAACATGTAAACTCGTTGTGCTCAGCCCCCGTCAAGATGGTGTGGGCAAGTTGCCCTTTGTGCAGAAGTCTCAGACGATCCCATGAGGTGTCATATGTCAAGGTCGAAGACAGCCTCGGATACCTAGGTAATTTTCTCTGGCTGTTGGCACCAACGCCACTGCACCCCAAAAGCTCGTCCTTCCAACCGCATGTCTCTTAGGACAAGGCCAAGTGAAGACACCGATATTCATCACATGGACACTGTCCCGCAACATCCGACATGGCACCATCCGTCTGGATCACATCCAGTAGATCAAAGGCAGCCAATTACGCTGATCTCATTACCTAATTGGGTCCTGCTCAAGGTAGATTGCTTCCCAACAGGGCCATGTTTGACCGCAACTTCACCAAAAGCAACGCCTGGAATCAATATTGGCAAAGAAGGTTGGCTCGACAACCCTCCAAAGTAGATGTAGATGGTGTGAGCTCTTTATGCAATCTTATCACCTTATTGTTGTTCAGTCAACTCTAGGTGGCGCTATAATTGGCAAAAGGTTTAGAAGTTCCACGCCTGAGGTCCTGCTGTACAACTCGGGGGAGGCCTAGAATGACTGTGTGTTGTGGTCGAACCTTTGCTGTGCCACGCAGAGCTGTGGACGCTTACTGTGTTCTCGACACATTGCACTCGATTGGCTGGGTCATGCCGGATTTAGTATGTGGCTTCATGAGATCCATCACCGGTGTCCATACCGGTAACCACCCGGCAATCGCGATCCGAAACATGTGGCGTTATATTCTCCCTTGGCATACGGCTTCCAAGCATGCAGAAAGGGATCAATAGATCGATCTTGATGCCGACCTCCGATCCTCTTCACCATGTGCTTTTGGGCATCATCGGCGCTTGCCCAGCTTGTGCAGGAGAAGCAATGAACCTCTACGGCTGTGCTAGCACACAAGAGGGATAGCTGCGCGGATCAAGCTTCGCGGAAGGAAGGCAAGCGGGAGGCCACCGGCCCTTCCCGGCCACAGTCGGAGTTATTGATATTGACCTACCAGTTCACCATGTTGAATAGAGTTTAGCTCCGGGTGATTTGAACCCTTTGCTTTCTGGGGTACCCTGTCTCGGCTGTCAAAGATCtgctggcggtggatggTACTGCCAATCACTACTGGTAAGGGCATAACGACCTGGTGCTGGCACAGCTGACTCGGAAACGCTGTGTTTGGGCTAGCGCCATCTCGCAAGCTTTTTTAGCCTCAAGATCTGCGATGTCAAATGTGGGAAGGGATCGTTGCACTGCAGATGCCACATCGCGTTTTTTTCTGAAGAAGCGCGGATTGGCACTATTGGGTATTGGGGCTTGATTTGTCTATCCACTCGCGGCCCTGCGATCTCTTGCCAAGTCGGCCCTGTTACGGGTATGCCTTGTCCCCTGCCAGTTCATCAGAAAATCATCTAAGCTTATACCAACGTCGGTCAGTTGCTGGAATGAATGCTCATGCCCGGTAACCTGGAAGCATGACTCCAGGCATGAAAATGGGACCCCGAGCAAAGGCACCATGTTTCAACTGTTTGGATTACCTGGGCGCGGTAACTGAGCCGGCCTGTGTCTCAATTTCAGCAGAAATGGGAAGTAAATTCGATTGCCAGGCCAGACACTGCAATGGCTCAGAGGAGAGACTGGGAGGGTGAGAATTCATGATCGCCGCAGGAGGTATGCTTTCGTGAACAGTCACGGTTTGTGACGTTGTAAAAAATGAAGTCTTTGCGCCGCCAAACGCGGAGACATGCGGTAGCCTGTAAGTAGTTCGCAAATCCTGACTCGGCTTAGGAGGATCTAGGGGTTCCACAGCGATCTCATTGGGCCTCGCTCACCGCGATGCTATGGCATTTGAATCATTGTCATCTCAACAGAGTAACCCTTCTGAGTCTAGCTCAAGATCCTCGGCATTCCTCCCATGTGCCTCCATTGAAAACCCTATCCGTGACTCATGCCAGGAACACCCTGTTGCTGATCGTCGCGAAGCTTGGCCTTGAGGATCACTGGATGGAGCTCTTCGCGGCAACTGCGCTTTCCAGGCTTTCCACGACAGAGCCTCGCTGAAAGTCGGTGACTTGGTGAGAGATGAACGTGAGATGGCCTATAAGAGgccctctcatcctccagcttcaTCCAGACATCTTCTCCATCACTCATCACAGCTCTTCATCCAACAGCCCACCAACACTCAACCACTTAACCCAACACCTTTCCAGCCTTCATAAGCTCACTTCACAACCGCCAGAATGGTCTCTTTCCGCAACATCATCGCTGGCACTATTGCCCTTGCTGCCCCCGCCATGGCTGCTCTCACCTCCACCCAGATTGCCGATACGCTCAAGACCTTGACAGCCAGGTCCCAGGCTCTCCAGGCTCCCGCTCAGCAgatcaccatcctcaacggCCCTCTCATCGTCGTTGGCCTTGGCCCTTTCCCTGTTTGTCCCCTTACATGCCTACCCTCCAAGTGACAGGCTATTAATTCCTCCGCCAGCAAATCATCCAAGGTTTCACtgagatcatcaccatcaccactgccGCCATCCCTGAGATTGTTGCCACCCCTAGATTTGAGCTCGACGCCGACCGGAAGACCGTCGCCGACGCCTTCCGTGAGTTTGTCCGCGTCCACCAGGTGCTTCTCAACATCTTGATCGGAAAGGCTGGCCTCTTCCAGACCGTCCCCATCATTGGACAGCCCGTTGCCGCcgtcctccgccagctcgagtctgttgttgatgtgagCCTTTTCTACCCCTAAGCATGACTGAACTTGAACGCTGACCAGACAGTCTGCTGCTTTTGCCCTCATCGATGTCGTCGCTGGCACCAACGGTGTCCCCGAGCAGGCCAACTCTCTCGGCAACACCATTGGCATTGCCATCGAGAGCTACGAGGGTCTCCAGGTTACCAAGCGTGAGAATGTCATtcccgctgctgccatcAAGGCCGCGCCCATCGGCCGCCGCGCTCAGATGATCGCTGCCTAAGTTGCTGGCTGGCGGGCTTTGGTCTAGAGAGAAGATACGAATAATGCTGGATACGATGCTATGGAGGATAATCGGATGGGGGAAAAGTTGTGAGTTGGACAAGCGGTACCTAGTTAGCGCTGAATTTACATGCTTTGCTTTTGTTTTCACTTACTACATCACATTTCTGCACCCTTTGTGACAAGTTGTCAATCGTGTCTTTACAGGCTCTGGTTGCCACTATTGGCTGgctgctgcatcatcacAACTATTTAAAGAAGGAAGGCGATGTGACTCTGTCGATAAACaattcaggggttcaggggctgTCATGGTGACAACGAAGATGGTCTGTGCACACCCACTGCGGATTTGTCGGATTTTCAACTCTGGAACCTACAACATACATACGTCAAAGAAGTGGGATGAAGAGACAATAATTTTGCTGATTTGGCCATGAGCTGAAACCCAATCAAGCCCGGCGATCTGGTCCGAGTTGTTGATCAGCCCGTGTAATTGGCTGCTGGGTAACACCGGTGATGTCACAAACCTGGCTGCTGGGTCAAGGCTTGGCAATTTGGGGCACAGGCACAGTTGCATCATAGCTGTCGATCAGCAACATAAAACAACCAGCGACCCTCTCCATCAGTGAGACAATGTTTTCATCCACATACTATACATAGCATCGTTATACCGGCTACCATGAAGCCATTCCCAGAAGCTCCCGGGGGCCACACCCCTAAGAccttccccttcaacctcctccgaTGGCgattcctccccatcttcctcggcctGAGCTACATCCTCTACTGTAAActcacctcccaacccatcttcgcccacccactcccccaacACACTGGCCCCTACGCCGTCGGTGCAATCGATATCGAATCCCCCGTTATGCCCGTGCGCACCATCGACACAGCACGATTCAAGGCAACTTCCACCCCCGCCTTCGACCTCCAAACCGTCCTCTTCACCGTTTACTACCCCACCACctacgccgccgccaaagccTCAACCGTCAAACGCCACCCTTGGATCCCACGACCACTTTACCTCCGTGCTCAGGGTTACGCCAAGGCGGCGCACATCAGCAACTGGCTTGTCAATAAAATCTTCGAGATTGCACTCAAGACGCTGGCCGGgagcatcaccatccccgctGCGGTTGACGCCCCGCTAAGCGACACCGCGACGAGATACTCCCAGTTTGCGACTTCATGGGACAAGGCAGAGACACAGGAGCAGGTGCTGGAGAATGCACAGGTGGGAGGTCACCCGGTTATCATCTTTTCTCATGGGACTGTATCCAGTAGGACGGATTACTCCCATTATGCTGGGGAGCTCGCGGCGAGGGGGTACGTGGTTGTTATGCTTGAGCATCGAGATGGGTCTTGCCCGGGGAGTATGATCAAGCGGAAGGGACTgccgaaggagaagaggctcATTTTCGATGAAAGTGAGGTTGAGACTgctgatgggagggagatcaGCGTGGAGGACTTCCACAAGGCGCAGCTCAGCTTTCGGGAGGCGGAGATTGAAGAGGCGGTTAGGGTTATGAAGTTGATCAATATGGGGCGAGGCGCGGATGTGTATGAGTTGAACCCCAGAGGCGAGGGGGTGGATCTTGTTAACTGGGCCGGGCGGTTGAACACAGATGAGATGATCGTTGCCGGACATAGTTATGGAGCGACTGGGGCCATGCAAGCTTTACGTGGAGGGCCGACGCCAATGAGGCCGTTCAAGGGCGCTATCATCCTTGACCCTGGGAAGCAAAGCGGTCCGTTGAACAGAGATATCAACGTCCCCATGCTTGTGGTGCACAGCAATTCTTGGAGCAGCAAGACGAGCATCTTTTATGGAAGGGCGCACTTTGACACGGTGAAGGAGATCGTGGAGGAGAATAATGAGAGGGGGAATCCGACCTGGTTTATGACTTCTCTGGGCACCTCGCATCCCAGTGTGACGGACGCGCCGTTATTGGAGCCTTGGATTCTGAGCTTCACGACTGGGGCAACAATTGATGTCTATCAGGGGTTGAGACAGTATGTACATGTTGCGGAGGACTTCTTGGCGTTTTTGGGTGATGGAAAGGCAagggggttgctggctgAGAGGGCTGAGTTTCCTCAGTATGACGCTGGTtctgggttggggatgtggCAGCCTGGTCAGGGTGATAACCAGCAggcttgggaggagaagggggagtggtgggattgGAGGAGTTACTGGCAGATTCATGTGTCTCCTGCGGGAAATGGTGACAAGAACTGAGGCAGTAGTGATCTGCCTTGACTTTTAAATCATTGTTTTCAGCAGGAGAGTTATCGGTGTCAGGCATGTCCATGATTAATGAATAAATAACGACAAGA
The sequence above is a segment of the Podospora pseudoanserina strain CBS 124.78 chromosome 5, whole genome shotgun sequence genome. Coding sequences within it:
- a CDS encoding hypothetical protein (COG:I; EggNog:ENOG503NYIQ), producing the protein MKPFPEAPGGHTPKTFPFNLLRWRFLPIFLGLSYILYCKLTSQPIFAHPLPQHTGPYAVGAIDIESPVMPVRTIDTARFKATSTPAFDLQTVLFTVYYPTTYAAAKASTVKRHPWIPRPLYLRAQGYAKAAHISNWLVNKIFEIALKTLAGSITIPAAVDAPLSDTATRYSQFATSWDKAETQEQVLENAQVGGHPVIIFSHGTVSSRTDYSHYAGELAARGYVVVMLEHRDGSCPGSMIKRKGLPKEKRLIFDESEVETADGREISVEDFHKAQLSFREAEIEEAVRVMKLINMGRGADVYELNPRGEGVDLVNWAGRLNTDEMIVAGHSYGATGAMQALRGGPTPMRPFKGAIILDPGKQSGPLNRDINVPMLVVHSNSWSSKTSIFYGRAHFDTVKEIVEENNERGNPTWFMTSLGTSHPSVTDAPLLEPWILSFTTGATIDVYQGLRQYVHVAEDFLAFLGDGKARGLLAERAEFPQYDAGSGLGMWQPGQGDNQQAWEEKGEWWDWRSYWQIHVSPAGNGDKN
- a CDS encoding hypothetical protein (EggNog:ENOG503P20E) produces the protein MVSFRNIIAGTIALAAPAMAALTSTQIADTLKTLTARSQALQAPAQQITILNGPLIVVGLGPFPQIIQGFTEIITITTAAIPEIVATPRFELDADRKTVADAFREFVRVHQVLLNILIGKAGLFQTVPIIGQPVAAVLRQLESVVDSAAFALIDVVAGTNGVPEQANSLGNTIGIAIESYEGLQVTKRENVIPAAAIKAAPIGRRAQMIAA